One window of the Sphaerochaeta associata genome contains the following:
- the tkt gene encoding transketolase gives MKTNQLADAIRILSMDGVQKANSGHPGAPMGMADIAEVLWRKIMAHNPKNPSWANRDRFVLSNGHASMLLYSLLHLSGYDLGIEDLKQFRQLHSRTAGHPEYKLTPGVETTTGPLGQGLANAVGMALAEKMLAAQFNKEGFPVVNHYTYTFLGDGCLMEGISHEAASLAGTWKLGKLIAIYDNNGISIDGEVKGWLTDDTAKRFEAYGWQVFRDVNGHDSDAIQKVISAARYETSKPTLIMCKTTIGYGSPNKGGKESCHGAPLGSDEVALARKQLGWEYDEPFFVPEDIYKAWDQTERGGKLEHKWNELFASYEKAYPAEAAELKRRLNGDLPTDWEKAFNDVVKQWQTEKVKVASRKASQMTLDVLGKLLPELVGGSADLSPSNLTQWKGVQDFDPATGKGTYLRFGVREFGMTAVLNGMALHGGFLTYGATFLMFMEYARNALRMSSLMGLRNVMVFTHDSIGLGEDGPTHQPVEQIASLRMTPNMTTWRPCDAVETACAWKSAVKRTNGPTALLLSRQNLAPQERTDEQLSQISKGAYVLYQSADKPEVILIGTGSEVSLALEAGKKLASEGKAVRVVSMPSPEVFEQQDAAYKEAVLPASVKARVAVEAAWTDYWYKYVGLDGKVIGMHSFGESGPAEKLYEYFGITADKVYEAAASLIK, from the coding sequence ATGAAAACGAATCAATTGGCGGATGCAATCCGCATATTAAGTATGGATGGTGTACAGAAAGCAAACTCCGGACACCCCGGGGCACCCATGGGAATGGCCGATATCGCCGAGGTTCTCTGGCGAAAAATCATGGCACACAACCCCAAGAATCCAAGTTGGGCGAACCGTGACCGTTTCGTACTTTCCAACGGCCATGCCTCGATGTTGCTCTATTCACTGCTGCATTTAAGCGGCTATGACTTGGGAATCGAAGACCTCAAGCAGTTCAGACAGCTGCACAGCAGAACCGCCGGCCACCCTGAATATAAACTTACTCCGGGCGTAGAGACCACAACCGGACCTCTTGGCCAGGGACTTGCCAATGCCGTTGGTATGGCTTTGGCTGAAAAAATGCTTGCCGCCCAGTTTAACAAGGAAGGCTTTCCTGTAGTAAATCACTACACATACACCTTCCTTGGTGACGGATGCCTGATGGAAGGCATCAGCCATGAGGCAGCCTCGCTTGCCGGAACCTGGAAGCTTGGAAAGCTCATCGCCATCTACGACAACAACGGAATCTCCATCGATGGAGAGGTGAAGGGCTGGCTTACCGACGACACCGCCAAGCGCTTCGAGGCATACGGCTGGCAAGTGTTCAGGGATGTAAACGGACACGACTCCGATGCAATTCAGAAAGTAATTTCTGCAGCACGGTATGAAACTTCCAAACCCACCCTGATCATGTGCAAGACCACCATCGGCTATGGTTCCCCCAACAAGGGTGGAAAGGAGTCCTGTCACGGAGCTCCGCTTGGAAGCGATGAAGTCGCTCTTGCCCGCAAGCAGCTTGGTTGGGAGTATGACGAACCGTTCTTTGTTCCCGAAGACATCTACAAGGCTTGGGACCAGACAGAGCGCGGCGGCAAGCTTGAGCATAAGTGGAACGAGCTCTTTGCTTCCTATGAGAAAGCATATCCCGCAGAAGCAGCCGAGCTGAAGAGAAGACTCAATGGTGACCTTCCCACTGACTGGGAGAAGGCGTTCAACGACGTGGTAAAGCAGTGGCAGACAGAGAAGGTGAAGGTCGCAAGCCGCAAGGCAAGCCAGATGACCCTGGATGTACTCGGCAAGCTCCTTCCGGAGCTCGTCGGCGGATCGGCAGACCTCTCTCCCTCCAATCTCACCCAGTGGAAGGGTGTACAGGACTTTGACCCTGCAACAGGAAAGGGGACCTATTTGCGCTTTGGTGTCCGTGAATTCGGTATGACTGCAGTGCTCAACGGCATGGCTCTACACGGTGGCTTCCTCACCTATGGGGCAACCTTTTTGATGTTCATGGAGTATGCCCGTAATGCACTGCGCATGTCCTCTCTCATGGGACTTCGCAACGTTATGGTATTCACCCATGATTCCATCGGCTTGGGAGAGGATGGACCCACCCACCAGCCGGTTGAGCAGATTGCAAGCCTGCGCATGACTCCGAACATGACCACTTGGAGACCCTGTGACGCTGTTGAGACCGCCTGTGCCTGGAAGAGTGCGGTAAAGCGGACCAATGGCCCGACTGCTCTCCTGCTCAGCCGTCAGAACCTCGCGCCTCAGGAGAGAACAGACGAGCAGCTCTCTCAGATCTCCAAGGGTGCGTATGTTCTCTACCAATCTGCAGATAAACCAGAAGTAATACTCATCGGAACCGGCAGTGAAGTCTCCCTCGCCCTTGAAGCAGGCAAGAAGCTTGCTTCTGAAGGGAAGGCCGTTCGTGTTGTCTCCATGCCCTCTCCCGAGGTCTTCGAGCAGCAGGATGCCGCCTACAAGGAAGCCGTACTTCCTGCATCAGTAAAAGCCCGTGTAGCCGTAGAGGCCGCTTGGACTGATTACTGGTACAAGTATGTCGGCCTTGACGGCAAGGTGATCGGCATGCACAGCTTTGGTGAGTCAGGCCCTGCCGAGAAGCTCTATGAGTATTTCGGCATCACCGCAGACAAGGTATATGAGGCAGCTGCTTCCTTAATCAAATAA
- a CDS encoding leucine-rich repeat domain-containing protein — protein sequence MKKALCIMLVGFLVLLLSSCWVKKDELDVAIDTRFKFLIAEALDEVNADYTSVKKALESDYTQKSDQLATITLDMLATLEEVKASAQQSSQASSAFIQKYSMQINQHITACDTKIPKIIEKEVDDHLVEISRTNAETLLKLHNAYYESIIDVLTAYAIEDADEQKAQEIKTIYDDYVALKQDFYGYLNSTKSLEDIQAGADALKVENVKTLIAQVTMESIRNTNILSRIENLDSALTPVQRSKLPKETAKELDALVTVWKTIRAIDELATKSNDDYALFTSIQANYAELDEHHRSMVYNFDIQQLYAQYFFLDFTPVNGGLSVKARAGYADKLVGDLSIPATYNGQKVVQIPDNAFKNCSKIISLVVPDTVNSIGFAAFNGCSGLKTISLPFVGKYRSGGNYAEGLYGYVFGTDSYFGGTKVDFGTFDDKNYKNGYKPEQKYHQYYIPIHLTSVIITNASSFNYHAFFNCSMIQDLTLNQEVIILGEGSFANCSSLATLALPYAESIPTAAFEGCTSLTQFTINEYVSSIGDYAFKGCKNLMRMNSEDDGEFVIPKNVFYIGYEAFNGVANMKSLTIPHIGKQRNGGNYGERLFGAIFGAAPYFGGVKVDFGTFDDKNYKNGYKPEQQVHLYYIPTQLRDVTVTNDAMVSYHAFNNCSMIANLRINKEASVDVHPEAFLGSVNPTYF from the coding sequence ATGAAAAAAGCCTTATGTATCATGTTAGTTGGCTTTCTGGTCTTGTTGCTCTCTTCTTGTTGGGTCAAGAAGGATGAGCTTGATGTCGCAATTGATACCCGATTTAAATTTCTGATAGCAGAAGCACTGGATGAAGTAAATGCTGACTACACTTCAGTGAAGAAAGCTTTGGAGAGCGATTACACACAAAAGAGTGATCAGCTCGCTACTATAACTTTGGATATGTTAGCAACATTGGAGGAAGTAAAAGCCTCGGCCCAGCAGTCATCCCAGGCTTCTTCTGCATTCATTCAGAAATATTCAATGCAAATCAATCAGCATATAACTGCCTGTGATACAAAGATTCCCAAGATAATTGAGAAAGAAGTGGACGATCATTTGGTAGAGATTTCAAGGACGAATGCTGAGACTTTGCTGAAGCTCCACAATGCATACTATGAAAGTATCATTGATGTTCTGACAGCCTATGCTATTGAAGATGCTGATGAGCAGAAAGCTCAGGAAATCAAAACTATCTACGATGACTATGTTGCTCTGAAACAAGATTTTTATGGGTACTTGAATAGTACAAAATCACTTGAGGACATCCAAGCTGGAGCTGATGCCTTGAAGGTGGAAAATGTTAAAACATTGATCGCCCAAGTAACGATGGAATCAATCAGGAATACGAATATCCTTAGCAGGATTGAGAATTTGGACAGTGCTCTGACTCCAGTCCAGCGCTCTAAACTCCCCAAGGAGACAGCCAAGGAATTGGATGCTTTGGTTACTGTATGGAAAACTATAAGGGCAATTGATGAGTTGGCGACCAAGTCGAATGATGATTACGCCTTGTTCACTTCGATACAAGCTAATTATGCAGAACTCGATGAGCATCACCGCTCGATGGTCTATAATTTCGACATCCAGCAATTGTATGCACAATACTTCTTCCTGGACTTTACACCGGTAAATGGCGGTTTATCAGTAAAAGCAAGAGCCGGCTATGCCGATAAGCTTGTCGGGGACCTCTCCATACCCGCAACGTACAATGGTCAGAAAGTTGTGCAGATACCCGACAATGCTTTCAAGAATTGTTCAAAGATCATATCGCTTGTCGTTCCAGACACAGTTAATTCAATTGGTTTTGCTGCATTCAATGGCTGCAGCGGATTGAAAACCATCTCTCTTCCCTTTGTTGGAAAGTACCGTTCTGGCGGCAACTATGCAGAAGGGTTGTATGGATACGTGTTTGGTACAGACTCTTACTTTGGTGGAACAAAGGTTGATTTCGGTACATTTGATGATAAGAATTACAAAAATGGTTACAAGCCTGAGCAAAAATACCACCAGTATTACATTCCCATCCATCTCACAAGTGTGATAATCACCAACGCTTCTAGTTTCAATTATCATGCATTTTTCAACTGCTCAATGATACAAGATTTGACACTTAATCAAGAAGTAATCATTTTAGGAGAAGGTAGCTTCGCAAATTGTAGTAGCCTTGCCACCCTTGCTTTGCCGTACGCGGAAAGCATTCCTACCGCAGCGTTTGAGGGATGTACATCTCTGACACAATTTACAATCAATGAATATGTCTCTTCGATTGGTGATTATGCTTTCAAGGGATGCAAGAATCTGATGAGGATGAACTCAGAGGACGATGGTGAGTTTGTTATTCCAAAGAATGTTTTCTACATCGGCTATGAAGCCTTCAATGGTGTTGCTAATATGAAGAGCCTTACCATTCCTCATATCGGCAAACAAAGAAATGGAGGGAACTATGGCGAAAGGCTATTTGGGGCTATCTTCGGGGCAGCTCCATATTTTGGTGGCGTTAAGGTTGATTTCGGCACATTTGATGACAAGAATTATAAAAATGGTTACAAGCCTGAGCAACAAGTTCACCTATACTACATCCCAACCCAGCTGAGAGATGTAACGGTCACAAATGATGCAATGGTTTCCTACCATGCTTTCAACAATTGTAGCATGATTGCTAATCTTCGAATCAATAAGGAAGCTTCAGTGGATGTCCATCCAGAAGCTTTCTTAGGATCTGTTAATCCTACGTATTTCTAA
- a CDS encoding ABC transporter permease — protein sequence MIAFHIKRSLKDILGHAILILFPLVLIFFFDYLYKTIDIQTGMEVAGQQRLTLLVIGFALTFQIYGAALSFETLAADLYTPMHDRLFASPVEGRSLVLSVLLSGTVVSFLQSLVIVLFSMFVLGAQFSMLALLLAILLISVLFNQLLGTVLLLVVGTPKVANVVTTIYGSVVPMLVGLYFPLPGSALFRFIRLYGTPMSLANTASIRAMEGDYGSMLLAMLPVCLAILVLFVALKPLVRRVAV from the coding sequence ATGATTGCATTTCACATCAAGCGCTCGCTGAAGGATATATTGGGTCATGCCATCCTCATTCTCTTTCCCCTGGTTTTGATTTTCTTCTTCGACTACCTGTACAAGACCATCGACATCCAGACCGGCATGGAGGTGGCGGGCCAGCAGCGGCTGACGCTGTTGGTCATCGGTTTCGCGCTCACGTTTCAGATTTATGGAGCTGCCTTGAGCTTTGAGACCCTGGCCGCCGACCTCTATACCCCCATGCACGACCGCCTGTTTGCCTCCCCGGTGGAAGGCAGGTCGTTGGTTCTTTCGGTCTTGCTCAGCGGTACGGTGGTCAGTTTCCTGCAGTCGTTGGTCATAGTCCTGTTTTCCATGTTCGTATTGGGGGCTCAATTCTCAATGCTTGCTCTGCTGCTTGCAATACTGCTCATCTCGGTGCTCTTCAACCAGCTGCTGGGTACGGTATTGCTCTTGGTCGTAGGTACCCCGAAAGTGGCCAATGTGGTGACCACCATCTACGGTTCGGTGGTTCCCATGCTGGTGGGGCTGTACTTTCCACTTCCAGGTTCCGCCTTGTTCCGATTCATCCGTCTCTACGGCACGCCGATGAGTCTGGCCAATACTGCAAGCATCAGGGCGATGGAGGGCGACTATGGTTCCATGCTTCTTGCAATGCTGCCCGTCTGTCTGGCCATACTCGTCCTGTTTGTCGCTTTGAAACCTTTGGTTCGGAGGGTAGCGGTATGA
- a CDS encoding sensor histidine kinase has translation MPRSTYALGCDQVTRLMTILLLVLSLFLLYEKLDVPLMLVFLLVLFSLLLRWRFTFNPLFFLIDATLLVVVSFFQVDATLLLALYIYTFASRIQVFALSPFFLYCLAILPFPLLLFPAVSLLLGLTMALWKKERDTMRQEADELRLKVHRLQEEEEHLLLDYQDAQQLSRLEERNHIAQILHDSLGHELTAAHLTLKAMGSLLVRGEVEKAQDSQAKALDRLENSLDQLKLAVRQLQSDEEAANQRLRQLFEQFSYPVDLHLSGDLELLDPAVRQVLYTAVKEALTNVAKHARPTMVKAHIAVTGATTRLMVENDGLYDQKNPETGNGLRYMRRRVEALGGSVAIQRDQTFRLLVTLPSKKEM, from the coding sequence TTGCCTCGAAGCACATATGCTCTCGGTTGTGATCAAGTGACGAGACTGATGACCATCCTGTTGTTGGTCTTGTCGCTGTTTTTGCTGTACGAGAAGCTCGATGTTCCGTTGATGTTGGTTTTTTTGCTGGTTCTCTTCTCCTTGTTGCTGCGTTGGCGCTTTACATTCAATCCACTCTTTTTCCTCATCGATGCCACGCTCTTGGTGGTGGTTTCGTTCTTCCAAGTCGATGCAACACTGCTTCTTGCCTTGTACATCTATACCTTCGCATCCCGCATTCAGGTGTTCGCCCTCAGCCCGTTCTTTCTCTACTGTTTGGCAATACTGCCGTTTCCCTTGCTTTTGTTTCCCGCCGTCAGCCTGCTTTTGGGTCTGACGATGGCTTTATGGAAAAAAGAGCGCGATACTATGAGGCAGGAGGCGGATGAGCTTCGCCTGAAGGTGCATCGACTTCAGGAGGAAGAGGAGCATCTGTTGCTGGACTATCAGGATGCCCAGCAGCTTTCGCGCCTTGAGGAGCGCAATCATATCGCCCAGATTTTGCATGACAGCCTTGGCCATGAACTGACCGCTGCACATCTGACGCTCAAAGCCATGGGCTCGTTGCTCGTGCGCGGCGAGGTTGAGAAGGCACAGGACAGTCAGGCCAAGGCACTTGATAGGCTGGAGAACAGTCTCGATCAGCTCAAGCTTGCCGTCAGGCAGCTGCAAAGCGACGAGGAGGCAGCGAATCAAAGACTCAGGCAGCTTTTTGAGCAATTCAGCTATCCCGTTGACTTGCACCTTAGCGGTGACCTGGAACTGCTCGACCCTGCAGTGCGGCAGGTGCTGTATACCGCAGTCAAGGAGGCTCTGACCAACGTGGCCAAGCATGCCAGGCCGACGATGGTGAAAGCCCATATCGCCGTAACCGGTGCAACTACCCGCTTGATGGTGGAGAATGATGGTCTGTATGACCAAAAGAATCCGGAAACAGGGAATGGCCTGCGGTATATGCGCCGTCGTGTGGAAGCGTTGGGAGGCAGTGTGGCCATCCAGCGTGATCAGACCTTCCGCCTGTTGGTGACCCTGCCTTCGAAGAAGGAGATGTAG
- a CDS encoding response regulator transcription factor, with protein sequence MKLLLVDDDALVLESLEILLSEDPSLHVAGKALHGAEALSFLQHHPVDMVLMDIQMPVMDGIEAAQRIRAEFPHIKILMLTTFADYRTLHRCLESGASGFLLKSDSTEKQILTIKAVHQGLPVISEQALKSFSEDQVFSDLTQREQEVLMQLAQGLSNKEIAIRLCMSEGTVRNMISVMLDKLDLRDRTQLAIAYWQRKSRGR encoded by the coding sequence ATGAAGCTTCTGCTGGTTGACGATGACGCCTTGGTACTCGAGAGCCTTGAGATTCTTCTCTCCGAGGATCCCTCCCTACATGTTGCAGGCAAGGCCCTCCATGGTGCAGAAGCACTGTCTTTTTTACAGCATCATCCGGTCGATATGGTCCTTATGGATATACAGATGCCGGTTATGGACGGCATCGAGGCGGCTCAGCGCATACGGGCCGAGTTTCCGCATATCAAGATTCTGATGCTCACCACCTTTGCCGACTACCGGACGCTGCACCGCTGCCTTGAGTCGGGGGCGTCGGGGTTTCTGCTTAAGAGCGATTCAACAGAGAAGCAGATATTGACGATCAAAGCAGTCCACCAAGGGCTTCCGGTGATCAGCGAACAGGCATTGAAGAGTTTTTCAGAGGATCAGGTGTTCAGTGATTTGACCCAGCGTGAGCAGGAGGTGCTGATGCAGTTGGCTCAGGGGTTGAGCAACAAGGAAATCGCTATTAGGCTGTGCATGAGCGAGGGTACGGTGCGCAATATGATCTCGGTTATGTTGGACAAACTCGATTTGCGTGACCGCACCCAGTTGGCCATCGCCTATTGGCAGCGCAAGAGCAGGGGGAGGTAG
- a CDS encoding UxaA family hydrolase: protein MGYKRAEGRSGIRNHVLILPTCGCASETARMVASQVQGSINVIINTGCADVQANTDLTQRVLTGFALNPNVFAVVIIGLGCETVGHRELQQKIQSETSKPVCSFGIQEEGGTLKTAAKAAAQARLFVQQASMQQRVPCDLGDILLGLECGGSDATSGVAANPALGLVCDRLIDEGGSSMLSETIEFIGAEHILAKRAIDKTVHNQIIQICKEYEEHLASAGQSCRAGQPTPGNKEGGLSTLEEKSLGCIKKGGSRPIVEVLQEAMRPTKHGAIIMDTPGYDIASITSMVAGGCQLVAFTTGRGTPTGIALAPVIKITANKQTYRNMEDNMDIDVSSIIDGTQSLQQGADAIFDEMLAVANGKITKAEAFGFSDVCIDHVCRFV, encoded by the coding sequence ATGGGGTATAAGAGAGCTGAGGGGAGAAGCGGAATCCGCAACCACGTCTTAATTCTTCCTACCTGTGGGTGTGCGAGTGAGACGGCGCGCATGGTGGCTTCCCAGGTGCAGGGTTCGATCAATGTCATCATCAACACCGGCTGCGCCGATGTCCAAGCCAATACCGATTTGACCCAGCGGGTGCTCACCGGTTTCGCCCTCAACCCCAATGTGTTTGCCGTAGTCATCATCGGCCTTGGCTGTGAGACGGTGGGCCACAGAGAACTACAACAAAAGATTCAGAGCGAGACATCCAAACCTGTCTGCTCCTTTGGCATTCAGGAGGAGGGCGGGACGCTCAAGACTGCCGCCAAGGCTGCCGCCCAGGCAAGGCTTTTCGTCCAGCAGGCGAGCATGCAGCAGCGTGTCCCTTGCGACCTGGGCGATATTCTTCTAGGTCTTGAGTGCGGTGGCTCCGATGCCACCAGCGGGGTGGCTGCCAATCCTGCTCTGGGTCTGGTCTGCGACCGTCTCATCGACGAGGGCGGCTCATCGATGCTCAGTGAGACCATCGAGTTCATAGGGGCTGAGCATATACTTGCCAAGCGTGCGATTGACAAGACTGTACACAACCAGATCATCCAGATTTGCAAGGAGTATGAGGAGCATCTCGCTTCTGCTGGTCAGAGCTGCAGGGCGGGCCAGCCTACTCCGGGTAACAAGGAGGGTGGTCTTTCCACCTTGGAGGAGAAGAGCCTGGGTTGCATCAAGAAAGGCGGCTCCCGACCCATCGTCGAGGTGCTTCAAGAAGCAATGCGTCCTACCAAGCATGGGGCGATCATCATGGATACTCCGGGTTATGATATCGCCTCCATCACCTCCATGGTTGCAGGCGGCTGTCAGCTGGTTGCCTTCACCACTGGGAGGGGCACCCCCACCGGTATTGCCCTGGCTCCGGTGATAAAGATCACAGCCAACAAGCAGACCTACAGGAATATGGAAGACAACATGGATATCGATGTCAGCTCAATCATCGATGGCACTCAATCTCTCCAGCAGGGTGCTGATGCCATCTTTGATGAGATGCTTGCTGTTGCCAACGGGAAGATCACCAAGGCGGAAGCCTTCGGCTTCAGTGATGTCTGCATAGACCATGTGTGTCGGTTTGTGTAG
- a CDS encoding rhamnogalacturonan acetylesterase — translation MNRIFLLGDSTCADKSEDKHPETGWGMVLQQLVKKQWQVVNLAENGRSTKSFLEEGLFDRCLGQLSEGDWVFIQFGHNDSKDDEQRHTDPWTTYQGNLILMTDTVLEREAHPVLLTPICRRRFDEQGNLVQTHGDYPKAMISLAKSRNYPVLDMTEKTYQLLAYLGPKESKKLFLHLEKQEHPNYPDGAADDTHLNEWGANVLANLTLAQLRGLYPQIPFL, via the coding sequence ATGAACCGAATCTTTCTGCTAGGCGATTCAACCTGTGCCGATAAGAGCGAGGACAAGCATCCTGAGACGGGGTGGGGAATGGTCCTCCAACAGTTGGTTAAAAAACAGTGGCAGGTGGTCAACCTGGCAGAGAACGGGCGTTCGACCAAGTCGTTCTTGGAGGAAGGGTTGTTCGATCGGTGTCTTGGGCAGCTGTCTGAAGGCGATTGGGTTTTCATCCAATTCGGGCACAATGACAGCAAGGACGATGAACAGCGCCATACCGATCCTTGGACTACCTACCAAGGCAATTTGATCCTGATGACCGATACGGTACTGGAAAGAGAAGCACACCCGGTGCTGCTTACTCCGATCTGCAGGCGGCGGTTTGACGAGCAGGGCAACCTTGTTCAGACCCATGGAGACTATCCGAAGGCAATGATTTCTCTTGCTAAGAGCAGGAACTACCCGGTTTTGGATATGACGGAGAAAACCTATCAATTGCTCGCATACCTGGGGCCGAAAGAATCCAAGAAGCTGTTTCTGCATTTGGAGAAACAGGAGCATCCCAACTATCCGGACGGAGCGGCTGATGACACCCATCTCAATGAGTGGGGAGCCAATGTGCTGGCCAATCTCACGCTTGCACAACTGAGGGGCTTGTATCCTCAGATTCCCTTTCTCTGA
- a CDS encoding UxaA family hydrolase produces the protein MGVKALLLDEKDTVATCMDGAGEGDVVTCIGTASRQVLCVQAIPPCHKIALKDMQENEDVYKYGQVIGRTTQVIREGALVWHENLVGFERDYETELL, from the coding sequence ATGGGTGTGAAGGCGTTGTTGCTCGATGAAAAAGATACCGTGGCGACCTGCATGGATGGTGCCGGCGAAGGCGATGTGGTGACCTGCATCGGGACAGCTTCTAGACAGGTGCTCTGCGTCCAAGCCATCCCTCCGTGCCACAAGATTGCCCTCAAAGACATGCAAGAGAATGAGGATGTCTATAAGTACGGCCAAGTAATCGGGCGCACGACCCAAGTCATAAGAGAAGGTGCTTTGGTGTGGCACGAAAACTTGGTAGGCTTCGAGCGCGATTACGAGACCGAACTGCTTTGA
- a CDS encoding ABC transporter permease translates to MTIFMFALQQNLKQKISLLLLLVLPLVLLFIPSMSGSLPMGFSLFGLLNLYSAFLLTRPVVEDRMQKIVVRIAASPVSHGYYLASHLLASLLLLSVQCLIFVVASFLYFGPQQTNYLVLFLLYFSYSAMVLSLSLAWNSMFRSYATSFALFSGIGSIMCLISGLSFPLSLLPQSIQTMVRVLPTYYLAHGLLMLGKQSGSGILLSAVVLWIFAGIFLLIGSKRRF, encoded by the coding sequence ATGACGATATTCATGTTTGCCCTGCAACAAAACCTGAAGCAGAAAATCTCGCTTCTCTTGCTGTTGGTTCTACCGCTCGTTCTGCTGTTCATCCCTTCGATGTCCGGTTCATTGCCCATGGGGTTCAGCCTTTTCGGGTTGTTGAACCTCTATTCGGCGTTTCTCCTCACCAGACCGGTTGTAGAGGATAGAATGCAAAAGATTGTGGTACGCATTGCAGCCTCCCCGGTAAGCCACGGCTACTACCTGGCCAGTCATCTGCTTGCCTCATTGTTGTTGTTATCCGTACAGTGCTTGATATTTGTCGTCGCCTCGTTTCTATACTTCGGACCTCAGCAAACCAACTACCTGGTCTTGTTCCTGCTTTACTTCTCCTACAGTGCCATGGTGCTCTCTCTTTCGTTGGCTTGGAACAGCATGTTCCGCTCCTATGCCACCAGCTTCGCCTTGTTCAGCGGCATCGGTTCGATCATGTGCCTGATCAGCGGGCTGTCTTTCCCGCTTTCACTCCTTCCCCAGTCGATACAAACGATGGTGAGAGTTCTGCCCACCTACTATCTGGCCCACGGCCTGCTCATGCTTGGAAAGCAATCCGGCTCTGGCATCCTGCTTTCTGCTGTGGTACTCTGGATATTCGCAGGGATATTCCTGTTGATCGGCAGTAAAAGGAGATTCTAA
- a CDS encoding tripartite tricarboxylate transporter permease — MDLFLSGLEILFDWQILLAIPLGLILGIVVGAIPGLTSDLGIILCIPLTYTLEPTVAILILLAIYVGGTYGGSITAILINTPGTSANAATLFDGYPMTQNGEAYKALSMALYASTVGGLISAFVLLFAAPPIAKVTLMFGPAEYLALAVFGLSVIAGVSNNSILKGLMGACIGIFVSTIGLDVISGTMRFTFGNLQLRRGIDLIIALIGLFAISEILMKAKYNPKTDRKIVDPASITRCRISQKEYRRCRKPLTIGTIIGIIIGATPGTGGGLAAFIAYNQVKQSSKHPETFGKGEIEGVAVSESANNAACGGTMIPMLTLGVPGDGATAILMGAFMVHGLVPGPMLFKEQGNILFAIMLGLIVVNISLWLVGNVFTKFYAHITRIPFELLACIVLTFCAAGAYSTNNSMYDVYYIFVFGILAYYLRLMDFQLVPILLGIVLGPLAELNFRRALILSDGSYLIFIKRPISLAFLLIAFGSILVFTIKNFLHQRSLGKEASQME, encoded by the coding sequence ATGGATTTATTCTTATCTGGTTTAGAAATCTTATTCGATTGGCAAATATTGCTCGCAATTCCTCTGGGGTTGATCCTTGGAATCGTTGTCGGGGCGATTCCTGGATTAACCTCGGATTTGGGTATCATTCTCTGTATACCTCTAACCTATACATTGGAGCCTACCGTCGCCATCCTGATTCTGCTGGCCATCTATGTTGGAGGAACGTATGGTGGATCCATTACGGCTATTCTTATAAATACTCCTGGAACATCCGCCAACGCGGCTACGCTGTTTGACGGATATCCCATGACGCAGAACGGTGAGGCATACAAAGCACTTTCCATGGCGCTCTACGCCTCAACAGTTGGTGGCTTGATCAGCGCGTTCGTTCTGCTTTTTGCTGCTCCTCCAATCGCCAAAGTCACACTCATGTTCGGACCTGCAGAATACCTCGCATTGGCGGTATTCGGTCTATCCGTCATTGCAGGAGTCTCGAACAACAGCATTCTCAAGGGCTTGATGGGAGCCTGCATCGGAATATTTGTATCGACCATAGGTCTGGACGTCATAAGTGGTACGATGAGATTCACCTTTGGGAATCTTCAGCTTAGGAGAGGCATTGACCTGATCATCGCCCTGATCGGCCTTTTTGCAATATCCGAAATTCTGATGAAGGCAAAGTATAATCCTAAAACTGATAGGAAAATCGTTGATCCAGCTTCCATTACCCGGTGCAGGATTTCCCAAAAAGAGTACCGTCGTTGCCGGAAGCCCCTGACGATCGGAACCATCATCGGCATCATCATTGGCGCTACACCCGGCACTGGTGGAGGTTTGGCTGCCTTCATCGCTTACAACCAAGTCAAGCAATCGTCAAAGCATCCTGAGACGTTCGGAAAGGGAGAAATAGAAGGGGTGGCGGTTTCTGAATCAGCAAATAATGCCGCTTGTGGCGGTACTATGATTCCCATGTTGACGCTTGGGGTACCTGGAGATGGAGCGACAGCCATACTCATGGGTGCTTTCATGGTTCATGGTTTGGTCCCGGGACCGATGCTTTTCAAAGAGCAAGGAAATATCTTGTTTGCAATCATGCTGGGTTTGATTGTAGTAAACATCAGCCTTTGGCTCGTAGGCAATGTGTTTACAAAATTCTATGCCCATATTACGAGAATTCCCTTTGAGCTCCTTGCCTGTATTGTGTTGACGTTCTGTGCAGCTGGTGCGTATTCAACCAACAACAGCATGTACGACGTCTACTATATCTTCGTATTTGGGATTCTGGCGTACTACTTGCGCTTGATGGATTTCCAGCTGGTTCCCATTCTTCTGGGAATCGTGCTCGGCCCCTTGGCAGAGCTGAACTTTAGAAGGGCGTTGATACTCTCTGATGGAAGCTATTTGATCTTCATTAAGAGACCGATCAGCCTCGCCTTCCTGCTTATAGCTTTTGGTTCAATTCTCGTTTTCACGATCAAGAATTTCCTGCATCAGAGATCTTTAGGAAAGGAAGCTTCGCAGATGGAGTAG